In a genomic window of Besnoitia besnoiti strain Bb-Ger1 chromosome XI, whole genome shotgun sequence:
- a CDS encoding hypothetical protein (encoded by transcript BESB_020810) encodes MDSSLRFWGFASGTRTRCSVRPVLTEGSVGQRRACICADRSGFCVTLGNKPTRLPRSIVFSLSLFAATYLFLAVFSLHSSFQSAQAAAPGIYLRGADERKPSENRIEPADASSAAAPPRSPALHLLSGLSPFKSSTSTASPAGSPSEPASQSLSKPAAPLLKPTHSRAPLLSGKKAERHPTDQKADSPQENEARPPLLAHLLAPHDDALDTRRTGSLLSPPPSSATTPPSSASGSPLAALSNGALEKNTASSSATSRKPFPSLLPRVRAKKGGASAGDQEGTKREVVTLPEEFRAPRPVLATRGRSLQATDYEAASSAELKATQERGFETLQALLAQAPQTQTVPVLPLKVLEVEEETQTPEPCACDACQEDRGGEPAKKEGGLGPPCVCESCLRKAAEEERKKAEEEEARRKAEEEEKAQTPDEAEKEEEERKAEEGKTADPSVEPAEDAHEGESQQAQETTSSSSAAPDLNVKGTDISPRAASAALSCAVSTGALGVAVGTAVVLQFF; translated from the coding sequence ATGGATTCTTCCTTGCGCTTTTGGGGTTTCGCCTCTGGCACCCGCACACGGTGCTCAGTGCGACCCGTTCTTACGGAAGGATCTGTCGGGCAAcgtcgcgcatgcatctgcgcaGACCGTTCGGGTTTTTGCGTGACGCTTGGCAACAAGCCCACGAGACTGCCGCGGTCCattgttttctctctctctttgtttGCGGCAACTTATCTGTTTCTTGCGGTCTTTTCCCTGCATTCGTCTTTCCAGTCCGCCCAAGCAGCTGCACCCGGCATCTACCTTAGAGGCGCCGACGAAAGGAAACCCAGCGAAAATCGCATAGAGCCTGCTGatgcgtcgtccgccgcggcgccgccgcgttctcCGGCACTCCACCTTCTTTCTGGTCTCTCACCGTTCAAGTCTTCGACTTCCACGGCGTCTCCTGCCGGCTCGCCTTCAGAGCCCGCGTCGCAGTCGCTCTCGAAGCCTGCGGCCCCACTGCTCAAGCCTACACACTCGCGGGCCCCGCTGCTGTCTGGCAAGAAGGCCGAAAGGCACCCGACAGACCAGAAGGCCGACTCGCCGCAAGAGAACGAAGCCCGACCTCCTCTGCTTGCGCATCTGCTAGCGCCGCACGACGACGCCCTCGACACGCGACGCACAGGTTCGTTGTTGTCGCCGCCACCCTCTAGCGCCACCACCCcgccgtcttctgcgtctggtTCGCCCCTGGCTGCTCTGTCGAACGGCGCCCTCGAGAAAAACAccgcgtcttcgtccgcgaCGTCGCGCAAGCCTTTCCCCTCCCTGCTTCCGCGTGTGAGAGCCAAGAAAGGAGGTGCGTCAGCTGGCGATCAAGAAGGCACGAAGCGCGAAGTCGTGACCCTTCCCGAAGAGTtccgcgctccgcgccctgTGCTGGCGACCCGCGGAcggtcgctgcaggcgactgACTACGAGGCGGCCTCCTCAGCGGAGttgaaggcgacgcaggaaagAGGCTTCGAGACGCTCCAGGCTCTTCTGGCTCAAGCCCCCCAGACGCAGACGGTGCCCGTCCTCCCTCTCAAGGTCTTGGAAGttgaagaggagacgcagacgcctgagccgtgcgcctgcgacgcctgTCAAGaagaccgcggcggcgaaccgGCAAAGAAAGAAGGAGGCCTCGGTCCGCCGTGCGTTTGCGAAAGCTGCCtgaggaaggccgcggaggaggagcggaaaaaggccgaagaagaggaggcgaggagaaaagctgaggaagaggagaaagcgcAGACACCcgacgaagcggagaaggaagaggaggaacgcAAGGCCGAAGAGGGGAAGACCGCTGATCCATCCGTCGAgcccgcggaagacgcacacGAGGGCGAGTCGCAGCAAGCACAGGAAACGAcgtcgagctcctccgcggcgccagacTTGAACGTCAAAGGGACGGATATCTCTCCAcgagcagcgagcgccgcgttGTCGTGCGCCGTTAGCACTGGCGCCCTCGGCGTTGCGGTGGGGACGGCAGTCGTTCTGCAATTCTTCtaa
- a CDS encoding putative thioredoxin family redox-active protein (encoded by transcript BESB_020770), translating into MGVLLFDRLRSLARCASPPVSEKDYVPYNAAARLAADAEVLVVSSPPSLEPSEGPPATSSSRALWLTPAAPVLDGKYVGIFFGAAWCPSCKTFMSALIRFYNFLQPTGMFEVIYVPLDRNIQEYRGFVQAMPWYALPFKHPGELLRRYKVRSLPSLVLVTPDDAVLTGDAVELIKESGSTEKFAQIFQRFSGPVSLGNRFRTLFG; encoded by the exons ATGGGCGTCCTGTTGTTCGATAGGCTGCGCTCTCTCGCACGgtgtgcgtctccgcctgtctCTGAGAAGGACTACGTGCCTTacaacgccgccgcgcggcttgctgcggacgccgaggtGCTTGTTGTGAGTTCGCCACCTTCTCTGGAGCCTTCTGAAGGGCCGCCCGCCACGTCTTCGTCCCGCGCGCTGTGGCTcacgccagccgcgccggtGCTTGATGGGAAGTACGTTGGAATTTTCTTCGGCGCAGCGTGGTGCCCTTCATGCAAAACTTTCATGTCGGCTCTCATCCGCTTCTACAACTTTCTGCAACCCACGGGCATGTTTGAAGTCATCTACGTGCCGCTAGATCGAAACATCCAAGAATACCGAGGCTTCGTGCAGGCCATGCCCTG GTACGCGCTGCCCTTCAAGCATCCAGGCGAGCTCCTGCGGCGATACAAGGttcgctcgctgccgtcgctcgtCCTCGTGACGCCTGACGACGCTGTGCTTACAG GAGACGCAGTCGAACTGATCAAGGAGAGCGGCTCCACGGAGAAATTCGCACAGATCTTCCAAAG ATTCAGTGGCCCTGTCTCGCTCGGCAACAGATTCCGCACGCTGTTTGGCTAG
- a CDS encoding adenylate and guanylate cyclase catalytic domain-containing protein (encoded by transcript BESB_020780) has protein sequence MEKDKQGEAAGLRKRPKAAPAGLGHARKKERTREQEAKEKTTVLTAEEKKEETRRRFGCLPKISPRVRLLCCRFLDNRVAEGVLMVLTLYALFGDDLRLLATPRSADPVFDAITSLALVAFCSEIILSCVGRKDYLFHLFFYLDVLSLLSLVLDLSSVDEAMHIWADDTNADNSSEVSPASRAGKAGSKVARMLRLIRLVRLIRVAKLYKNISFSSKTRAEEDEAFGSFLEPGTSMDDDLKEDEEPERRKDNGETPAEDEFESEVGKQLTEKTTRKIVFVVLALTLVLPILSEENYITRLASEKSTLEIVAEYATAAQRGVDRDAWLRVYTHATLYYINYHRQGGIGDMGSNPSHLAFFQLALPLYQTTMLDGRIYQDVACMGFASCANSLVLPQEAAARLYLPEAMTNGTMIVEDLHSIEQLRLSEREVFTAFFCNETSADSAVGGNQKAADCSINSITPIRAVFDRRPGSKLQAGLSLVRTFLICFILTLGALLINRDENNLVLIPIERMMAKMNEIRNNPLAAANMTDDDAIEGVSAKKSREGRARPLDDEDASPLKMLQSLFRTGRDGERSSDSMETAMLEKTIIKIGGLLALGFGEAGAEIIANNMKNSDGGLNAMLDGKKLQAIFGFCDIRNFTDATEILKEKVMIFVNQIAEIVHGTVDQYSGCANKNIGDAFLLVWKFPEVEREGGVKEQLIDTATMNRLSDMALVSFVKIIAGINKSHVLAEYREIPELIERLGTGWKVKMGFGLHVGWAIEGAIGSEYKIDASYLSPNVNMASRLEAATKQYGVYILISNELYDIMSPQAQLNCRQIDRATVKGSQVPLGLYTVDLDPGRLSVVRQPPNGACAQRQNKSRQRQQRNLQKQKLWSSRTSISAMFETDPDIVTMREHLTKEFLTTFRRGFSHYQAGEWYRAREILIKTQFMLGVEDVPSTVLLRFMASHEFVAPADWRGFRELVEK, from the exons ATGGAGAAAGACAAGcagggcgaagccgcgggtCTGCGGAAGCGGCCaaaggccgcgccggcggggctgGGTcacgcgaggaagaaagagcgGACTCGCGAgcaagaggcgaaggagaagaccaCGGTTCTCACGgctgaggagaagaaggaagagacgcggcggagattCGGCTGCCTGCCCAAGATAtcgcctcgcgtgcggctCCTGTGTTGCCGGTTCCTCGACAACCGCGTGGCTGAGGGAGTGCTCATGGTGCTGACTCTGTATGCGCTTTTTGGCGACGACCTGCGTCTgttggcgacgccgcgaagcgcggaCCCTGTGTTTGACGCGATCACGAGTCTCGCGTTGGTGGCCTTCTGCTCAGAGATCATTCTGAGCTGCGTAGGGCGCAAGGACTACCTGTTTCACCTGTTTTTCTACCTTGACGTGCTgtcgctcctctcgctcgtgcTGGATCTCTCCTCGGTAGACGAGGCTATGCATATCTGGGCAGACGACACGAACGCCGATAACAGCAGCGAGGTAAGTCCAGCCAGTCGCGCCGGCAAAGCGGGCTCGAAAGTCGCTCGCATGCTGCGTCTCATTCGGCTCGTTCGGCTGATTCGCGTCGCCAAGCTCTACAAGAACATCAGCTTCTCCAGCAAAacccgcgcggaggaggacgaagcgtTCGGCTCCTTCCTCGAGCCCGGGACTTCAATGGACGACGACCtgaaggaagacgaggaaccCGAGCGCAGAAAGGACAACGGCGAGACGCCTGCCGAGGACGAGTTCGAGTCCGAAGTCGGGAAGCAGCTCACCGAGAAAACGACGCGAAAAATCGTCTttgtcgtcctcgccctcaCCCTCGTTCTCCCAATCCTCTCGGAAGAAAACTACATCACGCGACTCGCCTCAGAAAAGAGCACTCTCGAAATCGTCGCCGAATACGCCACAG CGGCTCAGCGCGGCGTAGACCGTGACGCGTGGCTGCGGGTGTACACGCACGCGACGCTGTATTACATCAACTATCACCGGCAGGGGGGCATCGGCGACATGGGTTCGAACCCGAGCCACCTCGCATTTTTCCAGCTGGCGCTGCCCCTCTACCAGACGACGATGCTGGACGGCAGGATCTACCAGGACGTCGCCTGCATGGGTTTCGCCTCGTGCGCCAACAGCCTCGTTCTCCCgcaggaggccgctgcgcggtTGTACCTCCCTGAGGCCATGACAAACGGCACGATGATTGTGGAAGACCTCCACAGCATCGAGCAGCTCAGACTCTCCGAGCGCGAAGTCTTCACGGCTTTCTTTTGTAACGAAACAAGCGCAGAC AGCGCCGTGGGCGGCAaccagaaggcggcggactGCAGCATCAACAGCATCACGCCGATTCGCGCGGTGTTCGATCGGCGGCCGGGTTCGAAGCTGCAGGCGGGGTTGAGCCTTGTGCGGACGTTTCTGATTTGCTTCATTTTGACGCTGGGTGCGTTGCTGATTAACCGCGACGAAAACAACTTGGTGCTGATTCCCATCGAGCGCATGATGGCGAAGATGAACGAGATCCGCAACAatccgctcgcggcggcgaacatgacagacgacgacgcgatTGAAGGCGTCAGCGCGAAGAAGTCGCGCGAAGGCCGTGCCCGCCCGctggacgacgaggacgcgtcgccgctcaaGATGCTCCAGTCGCTTTTTCGCaccggccgcgacggcgagcggagcTCGGACTCGATGGAGACTGCGATGCTGGAGAAGACTATCATCAAAATCGGGGGGCTGTTGGCTCTCGGCTTCGGCGAGGCCGGGGCGGAGATCATAGCGAACAACATGAAGAACTCCGACGGCGGACTGAACGCGATGCTTGACgggaagaagctgcaggcgaTCTTTGGCTTCTGCGACATCCGGAACTTCACCGACGCGACGGAGATCCTCAAGGAGAAAGTGATGATCTTTGTGAATCAAATTGCTGAGATCGTCCACGGCACCGTCGACCAGTACTCGGGCTGCGCCAACAAAAACATCGGCGACGCGTTCCTGCTCGTCTGGAAGTTTCCAGAAGTtgagcgcgagggcggcgtcaAGGAGCAGCTGATCGACACAGCGACGATGAACCGCCTCTCAGACATGGCGCTAGTCTCTTTCGTCAAAATCATCGCCGGCATCAACAAGTCCCATGTGTTGGCAGAGTACCGCGAAATCCCAGAGTTGATTGAGCGCCTGGGCACCGGCTGGAAGGTGAAAATGGGCTTCGGCCTCCACGTGGGCTGGGCCATCGAAGGCGCAATCGGATCCGAATACAAAATCGACGCTTCCTACCTCTCACCCAACGTGAACATGGCCTCCAGGCTCGAAGCCGCCACCAAACAGTATGGCGTCTACATCCTCATCTCCAACGAATTATATGACATCATGTCGCCTCAG GCTCAGCTGAACTGCCGGCAGATCGACCGCGCTACCGTGAAGGGTTCGCAGGTGCCTCTGGGGCTCTACACAGTGGATCTGGATCCTGGGCGTCTGTCGGTggtgcggcagccgcccAACGGTGCctgcgcgcagcggcagaacAAGTctcggcagcgccagcagcggaaTCTGCAGAAGCAAAAGCTGTGGTCGAGTCGCACGTCCATCTCTGCGATGTTTGAGACAGATCCCGACATCGTAACGATGCGCGAACACCTGACGAAGGAGTTCCTCACGACGTTTCGAAGAGGCTTCAGCCACTACCAGGCCGGCGAGTGGTACCGCGCTCGAGAAATCCTCATCAAGACGCAATTCATGCTCGGCGTCGAGGACGTGCCCTCAACCGTCCTGCTACGCTTCATGGCGAGTCATGAATTCGTCGCGCCGGCCGACTGGCGCGGCTTCAGAGAGCTCGTTGAGAAATAG
- a CDS encoding hypothetical protein (encoded by transcript BESB_020790) produces MPRAAVSSVRHSMITRSRMASRTVNASCPVPISIFEFSQSSELERSCSRHSSASTASTAAPVLPRLSSLSSCPSSAAPEAPRSFSFCWTSPPASPRSASDFNGPPSPSTGLSHCARMSARRASPSPVGVPRDLSSRHDTELESLSTCDGERSLSVFSDVDKTVCSPKERGAMATRKKAGRSRSASPALAALFASTDPRDHVYAFFPGGREAVESAVHELSGLEEDRQAASYEARLLSRLERSQRRRRCGGEPRAFRSLAATTLGFLFLLLLYVLWLVDVQTETVLPVIRCIGRVLALPSSLLAFFRASTDSLSPFFAALSTSQSAAETPDARDLEAVAFPFIFENEEADADLASRRRVSFAQGREPRGFDGTRKNRERGEEGEEIAVLQPWMPLVNQLDDLLRGEGTPLEEVQQSEGTPDDLIFLPRLTRRRSAGQRVTASASRRQERGDSKPDDLRCDEGEPSEDWKAFSDLQRACAVPYGDEDAEFTLPQGAAGATPLVSIPRAFLLSSRNVPRSLRARCRVPSDSSPFRACTANELLSVLLIREKQLQRGVLRGFFATARSGSESAKDLRSSLRARLPPLPFCLLKNTKKNAFFFNDAHWEALQLLSLLQRAPLEEFVAGVTQAARASQTLTGDASEQQPEAEKRQREDVRDAVSILYSKGLWDLDGNIAVAPAGYELEGRFNRYTWNSDEAIMHEAAAASFAWKADRELPSGSQISVNQGQLSSVHTLHRFGVVEASNHWGPVFFFRRPENDQEARPRPPFASTRHANGISAPGELLFRASPENLQRLPSWMRRRRIVPRDGTMCFHPEYKAEQAHYGCPVIDAPATGGSPHEECDPLPELDRPKARETVTSAGQPALVCDPSVFFSRTFGLGSLVLRRGGPVGGFDRLSYLCLRELLASADSPRRRAPDDARAEEDEEEREEISLATKEAHVAGLLKEACFLQLDATQQAVRLLSEELTRGGGEETEGGQDAGAPLLDSLEAGETPEREREAAVTRMMLAAAKSDEELLRNCLTYFTKVEREAKNWARTSAEF; encoded by the exons ATGCCCCGAGCGGCTGTCTCCAGTGTGCGGCATAGTATGATCACGCGCAGTCGCATGGCCTCTCGGACTGTGAACGCGTCTTGCCCTGTGCCGATTTCCATTTTCGAATTTTCCCAGTCTTCCGAACTAGAACGTTCTTGCTCTCGACACTCTTCTGCTTCGACAGCTTCCACAGCTGCGCCcgttcttcctcgtctctcgtcACTTTCATCCTGTCCATCTTCCGCAGCTCCCGAAGCACCTCgttcgttttctttctgttggacgtctccgcccgcctctccccgcTCCGCTTCCGACTTCAACGGGCCTCCTTCCCCTTCCACCGGGCTATCCCACTGCGCCAGAAtgtccgcgcgccgcgcgagccccTCGCCCGTCGGTGTACCCCGAGACCTAAGCAGCCGGCACGACACCGAGCTCGAGTCGCTTTCCAcctgcgacggcgagcgcagtCTCTCCGTCTTCAGCGACGTCGACAAGACCGTCTGTTCGCCCAAGGAGCGCGGCGCGATGGCGACCCGCAAGAAGGCCGGTCGCAgccgctcggcctcgcccgctctcgctgcgctcttCGCGAGCACCGACCCTCGCGACCACGTCTACGCCTTCTTCCCGGGGGGACGCGAAGCCGTGGAATCAGCCGTCCACGAACTCAGCGGCCTCGAGGAGGACCGACAGGCCGCGTCGtacgaggcgcgcctgctctCGAGGCTCGAGcgctcgcagcgccggcgccgatgcggaggcgagccgcgcgccttccgctcccTGGCGGCAACGACtctcggcttcctcttcctcttgcTTCTGTACGTCCTGTGGCTCGTAGACGTCCAAACTGAGACGGTGTTGCCCGTCATCCGATGCAtcggccgcgtcctcgcgctcccTTCGTCCCTTCTCGCTTTtttccgcgcctccacggaCTCGCTCTCCCCGTTCTTTGCGGCACTCTCGACTTCACAgtcggccgcggagacgcccgacgcgcgagacCTGGAGGCGGTCGCCTTTCCCTTCATTTTTgaaaacgaagaagcggacgccgacctcgcctcgcgcagacgcgtctcGTTCGCTCAAGGGCGAGAACCTCGCGGGTTCGATGGAACGAGGAAAAATCgcgaacgcggagaggagggagaggagatcGCGGTGCTGCAGCCTTGGATGCCTTTGGTGAATCAGCTTGACGATTTGCTTAGAGGCGAGGGCACTCCGCTTGAGGAAGTGCAGCAATCCGAGGGGACGCCAGACGACCTCATATTTCTGCCGCGGCtcacgaggaggcgctcagcGGGGCAGAGAGTcaccgcgtctgcctccaggcgccaggagcgaggcgactcGAAACCGGACGACCTGCGctgcgacgagggcgagcccAGCGAAGACTGGAAGGCCTTCAGCGATCTCcagcgcgcgtgcgctgtcCCGTatggcgacgaggacgcggagtTCACCCTGCCGCAAGGCGCTGCGGGGGCGACGCCTCTGGTGAGCATCCCGCGAGCATTTCTGCTTTCGTCTCGCAACGTGCCGCGCAGtcttcgcgcccgctgcagagTGCCCTCTGACTCGTCCCCGTTCCGCGCCTGCACAGCCAACGAGCTCTTAAGCGTTTTGCTGAtccgcgagaagcagctgcagcgaggcgtccTTCGAGGCTTTTtcgcgaccgcgcgcagcggctccgAGTCCGCCAAAGATctccgcagcagcctgcgcgcccgcctgccgcctctgccgttCTGCCTGCTAAAAAACACTAAGAAAAACGCCTTTTTCTTCAACGACGCTCACTGGGaagcgctgcagcttctctcgcttctccaGAGAGCGCCTCTGGAAGAGTTTGTCGCCGGGGTCACGCAGGCAGCCAGAGCGTCGCAGACTCTCACAGGCGACGCGTCTGAGCAGCAACCCGAAgccgagaagagacagcgcgaaGACGTCCGCGATGCCGTGAGCATCCTCTACAGCAAGGGCCTCTGGGATCTCGACGGAAACATCGCTGTCGCGCCGGCCGGCTACGAACTCGAGGGACGCTTCAATCGCTACACCTG GAATTCGGATGAAGCAATCATGCacgaagcagccgccgcaaGCTTTGCCTGGAAAGCTGACCGCGAGCTTCCCTCGGGGTCGCAG ATCTCTGTCAACCAAGGGCAACTTAGCAGCGTCCACACTCTGCATCGCTTCGGCGTTGTTGAGGCCTCGAATCACTGGGGCccggttttcttctttcggcGACCGGAGAACGACCAGGAAGCAcgcccgcgtccgccgtTCGCTTCGACTCGTCATG CGAACGGCATCTCTGCGCCAGGTGAActtctttttcgcgcgtcgccagagAATCTGCAGCGACTGCCTTCGTGGatgcgcagaaggcgcatcGTCCCGAGAGACGGCACCATGTGCTTCCACCCCGAATATAAGGCGGAGCAGGCTCACTACGGCTGCCCAGTGATTGACGCTCCCGCGACCGGCGGCAGCCCCCACGAAGAGTGCGACCCCCTGCCCGAGCTTGACCGACCTAAGGCCCGCGAG ACTGTGACGTCGGCCGGGCAGCCCGCGCTGGTGTGCGATCCGTCGGTGTTTTTCAGTCGCACCTTCGGTCTCGGCTCTCTcgttcttcgccgcggcgggcctgTTGGCGGCTTTGACCGACTGTCTTACCTTTgcctgcgcgagctgcttGCTTCCGCGGACTccccgcgacgacgcgcgccagacgacgcccgcgcagaggaggacgaggaagagcgcgaggagatctcgctggcgacgaaggaggcgcatGTCGCGGGGCTGCTCAAAGAGGCCTGCTTCCTTCAACTCGACGCCACGCAGCAGGCCGTCAGACTCCTGAGCGAGGAGCTgacgcggggggggggcgaggagaccgaggGTGGGCAAGACGCTGGCGCCCCGCTGCTGGACTCGCTGGAAGCGGGAGAGACTCCAGAGAGGGAGCGGGAGGCCGCCGTCACCCGCATGAtgctcgcggctgcgaagagcgacgaagagctCTTGCGAAATTGCCTCACCTACTTCACCAaagtcgagagagaggcaaagAACTGGGCGCGCACGAGTGCGGAATTCTAG
- a CDS encoding putative ribosomal protein l22/l43 (encoded by transcript BESB_020800), with the protein MTSRGGAVWHLKEVVLQYSASGNSSQGLRFFFRHLLHRWKQRNPQVLVHTVENKYEPPKAMFKYMGERADSRCESPLKDLSPGQIEQILDLHRNSKGDNRFLKHGGPRTWTERRSIQGLWRPSLPSQLLALRWFHRKRPPMRLPKYSPLSLALSIQAIRGHGRWGSEREFPKGWDQLHLKDVLSRRLLPERSEKKAENADKREVA; encoded by the exons ATGACTTCGCGCGGTGGCGCCGTTTGGCACCTCAAGGAGGTCGTCCTGCAGTACAGCGCCTCGGGCAATTCCAGCCAgggccttcgcttcttcttccgccatCTTCTTCACCGGTGGAAGCAAAGAAACCCGCAG GTCCTTGTGCACACAGTGGAGAACAAGTACGAGCCACCCAAGGCGATGTTTAAGTACatgggcgagcgcgccgacaGTCGCTGCGAGTCGCCTCTGAAGGATCTCTCACCGGGGCAAATCGAACAAATTCTTGACCTCCACAGAAACAGCAAGGGAGACAACCGCTTTCTGAAGCACGGCGGTCCGAGAACGTGGACTGAGCGGAGAAGCATTCAG GGACTCTGGCGGCCGAGCTTGccgtcgcagctgctggcgctgcgctggTTTCACCGAAAGCGACCGCCGATGCGGCTGCCCAAGtactcgccgctgtcgctggcGCTCTCGATTCAGGCGATTCGCGGGCACGGCCGTTGGGGATCTGAGCGCGAGTTCCCCAAGGGCTGGGATCAGCTGCATTTGAAGGACGTTCTCTCGCGCCGGCTACTGCCGGAgcgcagcgaaaaaaaagctGAAAACGCAGACAAACGCGAGGTTGCGTAA